TCCCCAAGGACGCCAAAGGGGTCGCCGAAGTGCTGCGCCCCTATGACCTGGCGCTGGTCTCCGGCTGGTATTCCAGCCGCCTGGCGCGGCGTTCGGTGGCCGAGGAAATCGAGGCCATCGCCGGCCATGTCGAGTTGCTCAAGCACAATGGCGCGACGGTGCTGGTGTACGGCGAAGTCGCCGATTCGATCCAGGGTTCGCGCATCCGTCTGATCGAACGCCCACGCTTTCACACCGAGCAGGCGTGGCAGGCGTATGCCGACAAGCTCACGGAACTGGCGCGTTTCACCCTGTCCCAGGGCGTGCGCCTGGCCTACCACCACCATATGGGCGCGTATGTCGAATCCCCCGAGGATATCGATCAACTGATGCGCCGCACCGGGCCGGAAGTCGGCCTGCTGTTCGACTCGGGCCACTGCTACATGGGCGGCGGCGAACCCCTCGAGGTGCTGCGCAAGCACATCGGGCGCATCTGCCACGTGCATTTCAAGGACGTGCGCAAACCCGTGGTGCAACTGGCGCGCAACCAGATGTGGAGCTTTCCCGACTGCATCGTCAATGGCACCTTCACTGTGCCCGGCGACGGCGATATCGATTTTGCGCCCTTGCTCGATGTGCTGCTGGCCGCCGGTTACAGCGGCTGGCTGGTGGTCGAGGCCGAGCAGGACCCGGCCGTGGCGCCCAGCTATATCTACGCGAAAAAGGGCTACGACACGTTGCGAGCATTGCTCGACGAGAGGACTTAACCATGAGCTTGCTGGTCAAGAGCAACACACGCGGACAAACCATGGTCGCCCTGCAAGAAGGGCGCCTGGAGTATGTCGGTTTCAGCGCTTATCGCCTGAGTCTGGGCGAGACGCTGCCGGTCAGCGCCGGCGACAAGGAGCTGTGCCTGGTGCTGCTCAGCGGCCGGGTGAATATAGAGGGCGAGGGCTTCGACTGGCAGAACCTGGGGGATCGTCAATCGGTGTTCGAGGACAAATCCCCGTTCGCCGCCTACCTGCCGCCAGGCACCGACGCTCAGGTCACCGCCTTGAGTGACGTACAGATCGCGGTCTGCGCCGCGCCCGGCGCGGGCGGTTACACACCGCGCCTGATCCGCCCGCAACAGTGCAAGCGCAGCGTGCGCGGCAAGGGCGCCAACACCCGCTACGTGTGCGACATCCTGCCCGACAGCGAGCCGGCGCATTCGCTGCTGGTGGTGGAAGTGCGCACGCCATCCGGGCATTCGTCGAGCTACCCGCCGCACAAGCACGACACCGATGACCTGCCGCACCAGAGCTTTCTGGAAGAGACCTACTACCACCAGGTCAATCCGCCCCAGGGCTTCGTATTCCAGCGCGTGTACACCGATGATCGCAGTATCGACCAGGCCATGGCCGTGGAAAACAGCGACCTGGTGGTGGTGCCCAAGGGCTATCACCCGGTCAGCGTGCCGTACGGTTACGAGTCGTATTACCTGAACGTCATGGCCGGGCCCAAGCGTGCCTGGCACTTCCATAACGACCCGCAGCACAGTTGGCTGCTGGACCTCTGAACGGTTTTGCACGGAGAACAACAACAATGAAGTCGCCGCTACGCTTTGCCCTTAACCGTATGGTCGCACCCAACCTGTCCCTGCCGGATTTCATCCAGCTGGCCGCGTCGCTCAAGTGCGATGCCATCGAGATCCGCAATGATCTCAAGGACCGCCAGATCGAATACGGCACGCCCGCCAGCCGTGTGCGCGAGTTGTGCGCGGTGCAGGGCATCACGGTGTTGTCGATCAACGCGCTGTATCCCTTTGACGTGTGGAACGATGAGCGCCGTGCCCAGGCAATCGAGCTTGCCACCTATGCCCGTGAATGCGGCGCCCTGGGCCTGGTGATGTGCCCGTTCAACGAGCCGGGCGACACGCGCACCGATGCCCAGCGCGCCGCCGGTTTGCGCACGGCGTTGAGCGAACTGGCGCCGATCCTGCGCGAGTACGGGATCCTCGGTTTCGTCGAGCCCCTGGGCTTCGAAGAATCGGCCCTGCGCCGCAAGCGCGTGGCGGTTGACGCGATCAAGGCCATTGGCGGGCTGGATGTGTTCCGTGTGGTGCACGACACCTTTCATCATCACCTGGCCAATGAGCATGAGTTCTTCCCCGAACTCACCGGGCTGGTGCATATCTCCGGCGTGGAAGATGCCGAGGCGCCGCTCAACGCGATCCGTGACGGCCACCGCGTACTGGTGGGCGAGGGCGACATCCTCGGCAATGCGGCGCAGATCGACACCTTGCTCAGCACCGGCTACAGCGGCTACCTGTCGTTCGAGCCGTTTGCGACCAGCGTGCATGAACTGGCGGATATCCAGCAGGCCTTGGGGGCAAGCATTGCCCACCTGAAAAAAAGTTAAGGGGCGCGACATGACCACCACCCGACTGACCATGGCCCAGGCCCTGGTGAAGTTCCTGGATAACCAATACATCGAAGTCGATGGCGTGCAGAGCAAGTTTGTCGCCGGCGTGTTCACCATTTTCGGTCACGGTAATGTGCTGGGCCTCGGCCAGGCGCTGGAGCAGGACAGCGGCGACCTGGTGGTGCATCAGGGCCGCAACGAGCAGGGCATGGCCCACGCCGCCATCGGCTTTGCCAAGCAGCACCTGCGCCGCAAGATCTACGCGTGCACCGCCTCGGTGGGGCCCGGCGCGGCGAATATGCTCACCGCCGCGGCCACCGCCACCGCCAACCGCATTCCGTTGCTGCTGCTGCCCGGCGATGTCTACGCCAGCCGCCAGCCGGACCCGGTGTTGCAACAGATCGAGCAGTTCCATGACCTGAGCATCAGTACCAACGATGCCTTTCGCTCGGTGAGTAAATACTGGGACCGCATCAACCGCCCGGAGCAATTGATGAGCGCGGCGATCCATGCCATGCGCGTGCTCACTGATCCTGCGCAAACCGGCGCCGTCACCCTGGCGCTGCCCCAGGATGTGCAGGCCGAAGCCTGGGACTATCCGGATTACTTCCTGCAAAAGCGCGTGCACCGCATCGAACGTCGCCCGCCGACGGCCGCGATGCTCGGCGATGCGCTGAACGCCTTCAAGGGCAAGCGCAAACCACTGATCATCTGCGGCGGCGGGGTGAAGTACTCCGGCGCGAATGCCGCGCTGCAAGCCTTCGCCGAGCGCTTCGATATCCCCTTCGCCGAAACCCAGGCGGGCAAGAGCGCGGTGGTGTCCAGCCACCCGCTGAACGTCGGTGGTATCGGCGAGACCGGCTGCCTGGCGGCCAACCTGCTGGCGCCGGAGGCGGACCTGATCATCGGCATCGGCACCCGTTATACCGACTTCACCACCTCGTCCAAATCGCTGTTCAAGCACGCCGAGGTGACGTTTCTCAACCTCAATATCAGCCCGTGCGATGCGTTGAAACTCGACGGCGTGCAAGTGCTGGGCGATGCCAGGGTCGGCCTGGAGGCGCTGGCCGATGCGCTGGGGGATTACCGCGCCGGGTGGGGCGAGCAGGTGCGCGACGCCAGGGCGCAACTGGACGCCGAGGTCGACCGCGTGCATCAGGTTGAATACCAGGGCGATGATTTCGTCCCCGAAGTTGATGACCACCTGGACCGCGCGGTCCTGCGCGAATTTATCGAGCTGACCGGCTCCTGCCTGACCCAGAGTCGCGTACTCGGCGTGCTCAATCGAACCCTGGCCGACGACGCCATCATTGTCGCCGCCGCCGGCAGCCTGCCCGGCGATCTGCAGCGCGCCTGGCGCAGCAAGGGCGTGAACACCTACCACGTCGAATACGGTTATTCGTGCATGGGCTACGAGATCAACGCCGCCCTCGGCGTCAAGCTGGCCGAGCCAGGCAAAGAGGTGTACGCGCTGGTCGGCGATGGCTCCTACATGATGCTGCATTCGGAGTTGGCCACCTCGATCCAGGAGCGCCGCAAGATCAACGTGGTGCTGCTCGACAACATGGCCTTCGGTTGCATCAACAACCTGCAGATCGGCAACGGCATGGACAGCTTCGGCACCGAGTTCCGCTACCGCAACCCCGAGAGCGGCAAGCTCGACGGCGGCCTGGTGCCGGTGGATTTCGCCATGAGCGCCGCGGCCTATGGTTGCAAGACCTACAAGGTCAGCACTGTGGAGCAACTCGAAGCGGCCCTGGCCGATGCGCGTACCCAGACCGTTTCGACCCTGATCGATATCAAGGTGCTGCCCAAGACCATGGTCCACGGCTACCTGTCGTGGTGGCGGGTGGGGGTGGCGCAGGTGTCCACCAGCGAACGCACGAATGCCGCTGCAAAAAAACTCAATGAACAGCTGGCCAAAGCCCGGCAGTACTAATAACAAGAGGAGTGTGTGTATGTCGTTGAAGCTTGGAGTGATCGGTACCGGTGCCATCGGCCGTGACCATATTCGTCGTTGCAGCCAGACCTTGCTCAACAGCCAGGTGGTGGCGGTCACCGATATCAACCTTGAGCAGGCCGCCAAGGTGGTGGCTGATTTGAAAATGGACGCCGAGGTGTACCCCGACGGCCACGCGTTGATCAACTCGCCGCAGGTGCAAGCCGTGCTGGTGACCTCGTGGGGACCGAGCCACGAAGAGTTCGTGCTCGCCGCCATCGCGGCCGGTAAACCGGTGTTCTGCGAGAAACCCCTGGCCGTGACCGCCGAAGGCTGCCGCCGGATCGTCGAAGCCGAAGTGGCGCACGGCAAGCGCCTGGTGCAAGTCGGTTTCATGCGCCCCTATGACGAAGGTTATCGCGCCTTGAAAGCGGTGATCGACAGCGGTCAGATCGGCGAGCCGCTGATGCTGCACTGCGCCCATCGCAACCCGACGGTGGGCGAAAACTACAAGACCGACATGGCGATTACCGACACCCTGATCCACGAACTGGATGTCTTGCGTTGGCTGCTCAACGACGATTACGCCTCCGTGCAGGTGGTGTTCCCGCGCAAGAGCAGCAAAGCCCTGGCGCACTTGCGCGACCCGCAGATCGTCTTGCTGGAGACCGTCAAGGGCACGCGCATCGATGTGGAAGTGTTCGTCAACTGCCAATACGGCTACGACATTCAGTGCGAAGTGGTGGGGGAGAGCGGCATCGCCAAATTGCCGGAGCCTTCGCAGGTGCAACTGCGCAGCGGGGCGAAGTTGTCGAACGCGATTCTGATGGACTGGAAGGACCGGTTTATCGGGGCCTATGACGTGGAATTGCAGGCGTTCATCGACAGCGTGCGCGCCGGGCAAGTGGGCGGGCCGTCGGCCTGGGACGGGTATGCGGCGGCCGTGGCGGCGGATGCGTGTATTGAAGCGCAGGGCAGTGGGCAGATTGTGCCGGTGAGCCTGCCGGATCGCCCGCACTTCTACGGCTGACCCCAAATCTGAATTGAAATGCAGTCAGTGTGGGAGGGGGCTTGCCCCCGATGGCAGTGTGTCAGTCAGTAAATCTGTATCTGAACCGCCGCAATCGGGGGCAAGCCCCCTCCCACATTTGATTGGGTTTGCACTTCAAAGAAGGAATAAATCATGCGAATCGGACTAGTCGGCTACGGCCACGGAGGGCGCTTCTTTCATGCGCCGCTGATTGCGACGTTGCCAGGCGCGATCTTTGTCGGCGTCGTCACACGATCCCCCGAGCGCCGCCAGCAACTGGCAAGCGACCATCCCGGCGTCCAGGCCTTCGACACCATCGGCCAGATCGTCGAAGCCGGCGTCGACGCCCTCGTCATCTCCACCACCCTCAAAGGCCGTCCGGCCCTGGTGCTTGAAGCCATCGAACACGGCGTGGCGGTGGTCAGCGACAAGCCTTTTGCGGCCAACGCCGAGCAGGCCCAGGCCTTGATCACCGCCGCTGAACGCCAGGGCACATTGCTCAGTGTCTACCAGAACCGCCGCTGGGATTCGGATTACCTGACCCTGCGCAAACTCATCGAGGCCGGTGCGTTGGGTTCCGTTACCCGTTTTGAATCCCGCGTCGAACGCTACAGCCCCCAGGCGGTGGGCAATGCCAGCGGCGGCGGGTGGCTGCGTGATCTGGGCAGTCACTTGGTCGATCAGGCGTTGCAACTGTTCGGCCCGGTGGATCGGGTGTTCGCCCAATTGCAGTACACACCGGAATTTCCCACGGTAGACCATGGGTTCTTTGTCTCCCTGACTCATGCCAGC
This genomic stretch from Pseudomonas orientalis harbors:
- a CDS encoding Gfo/Idh/MocA family protein, with translation MSLKLGVIGTGAIGRDHIRRCSQTLLNSQVVAVTDINLEQAAKVVADLKMDAEVYPDGHALINSPQVQAVLVTSWGPSHEEFVLAAIAAGKPVFCEKPLAVTAEGCRRIVEAEVAHGKRLVQVGFMRPYDEGYRALKAVIDSGQIGEPLMLHCAHRNPTVGENYKTDMAITDTLIHELDVLRWLLNDDYASVQVVFPRKSSKALAHLRDPQIVLLETVKGTRIDVEVFVNCQYGYDIQCEVVGESGIAKLPEPSQVQLRSGAKLSNAILMDWKDRFIGAYDVELQAFIDSVRAGQVGGPSAWDGYAAAVAADACIEAQGSGQIVPVSLPDRPHFYG
- a CDS encoding Gfo/Idh/MocA family protein, giving the protein MRIGLVGYGHGGRFFHAPLIATLPGAIFVGVVTRSPERRQQLASDHPGVQAFDTIGQIVEAGVDALVISTTLKGRPALVLEAIEHGVAVVSDKPFAANAEQAQALITAAERQGTLLSVYQNRRWDSDYLTLRKLIEAGALGSVTRFESRVERYSPQAVGNASGGGWLRDLGSHLVDQALQLFGPVDRVFAQLQYTPEFPTVDHGFFVSLTHASGVVSHLWGSALQNSQAPRFRVSGTLGCYTVEGLDGQEDALKAGKSPKTEGEHWGAEEHRRWGWFEQGPERERVPSEKGCWPQFYRQLQCAVQGQGPLPVDAWDALETTRILDAARLSAERQQVVSTKIE
- the iolD gene encoding 3D-(3,5/4)-trihydroxycyclohexane-1,2-dione acylhydrolase (decyclizing), which encodes MTTTRLTMAQALVKFLDNQYIEVDGVQSKFVAGVFTIFGHGNVLGLGQALEQDSGDLVVHQGRNEQGMAHAAIGFAKQHLRRKIYACTASVGPGAANMLTAAATATANRIPLLLLPGDVYASRQPDPVLQQIEQFHDLSISTNDAFRSVSKYWDRINRPEQLMSAAIHAMRVLTDPAQTGAVTLALPQDVQAEAWDYPDYFLQKRVHRIERRPPTAAMLGDALNAFKGKRKPLIICGGGVKYSGANAALQAFAERFDIPFAETQAGKSAVVSSHPLNVGGIGETGCLAANLLAPEADLIIGIGTRYTDFTTSSKSLFKHAEVTFLNLNISPCDALKLDGVQVLGDARVGLEALADALGDYRAGWGEQVRDARAQLDAEVDRVHQVEYQGDDFVPEVDDHLDRAVLREFIELTGSCLTQSRVLGVLNRTLADDAIIVAAAGSLPGDLQRAWRSKGVNTYHVEYGYSCMGYEINAALGVKLAEPGKEVYALVGDGSYMMLHSELATSIQERRKINVVLLDNMAFGCINNLQIGNGMDSFGTEFRYRNPESGKLDGGLVPVDFAMSAAAYGCKTYKVSTVEQLEAALADARTQTVSTLIDIKVLPKTMVHGYLSWWRVGVAQVSTSERTNAAAKKLNEQLAKARQY
- the iolB gene encoding 5-deoxy-glucuronate isomerase, yielding MSLLVKSNTRGQTMVALQEGRLEYVGFSAYRLSLGETLPVSAGDKELCLVLLSGRVNIEGEGFDWQNLGDRQSVFEDKSPFAAYLPPGTDAQVTALSDVQIAVCAAPGAGGYTPRLIRPQQCKRSVRGKGANTRYVCDILPDSEPAHSLLVVEVRTPSGHSSSYPPHKHDTDDLPHQSFLEETYYHQVNPPQGFVFQRVYTDDRSIDQAMAVENSDLVVVPKGYHPVSVPYGYESYYLNVMAGPKRAWHFHNDPQHSWLLDL
- the iolE gene encoding myo-inosose-2 dehydratase encodes the protein MPAIRIGINPISWSNDDLPALGGETPLSTALSEGKEIGYEGFELNGKFPKDAKGVAEVLRPYDLALVSGWYSSRLARRSVAEEIEAIAGHVELLKHNGATVLVYGEVADSIQGSRIRLIERPRFHTEQAWQAYADKLTELARFTLSQGVRLAYHHHMGAYVESPEDIDQLMRRTGPEVGLLFDSGHCYMGGGEPLEVLRKHIGRICHVHFKDVRKPVVQLARNQMWSFPDCIVNGTFTVPGDGDIDFAPLLDVLLAAGYSGWLVVEAEQDPAVAPSYIYAKKGYDTLRALLDERT
- a CDS encoding TIM barrel protein, which translates into the protein MKSPLRFALNRMVAPNLSLPDFIQLAASLKCDAIEIRNDLKDRQIEYGTPASRVRELCAVQGITVLSINALYPFDVWNDERRAQAIELATYARECGALGLVMCPFNEPGDTRTDAQRAAGLRTALSELAPILREYGILGFVEPLGFEESALRRKRVAVDAIKAIGGLDVFRVVHDTFHHHLANEHEFFPELTGLVHISGVEDAEAPLNAIRDGHRVLVGEGDILGNAAQIDTLLSTGYSGYLSFEPFATSVHELADIQQALGASIAHLKKS